Part of the Temnothorax longispinosus isolate EJ_2023e chromosome 5, Tlon_JGU_v1, whole genome shotgun sequence genome is shown below.
GTGTATCATAGCCGttaagattaataattaaggaTTATCGCGCTGTGATTAATTATGCGACGCTTGTAAAGTATCTGATACGTAAAGGATACGATGTCAATTGTACGTGAAATATTACGGCagattttaacataattctGTAGAAATTTCTGTAATGGTTCAAAGGGACgtgcttttctctctctcattgaCTTTACGATATTTCTGCGTAGACTTACATGGCGCCGTCACTCAGCATATTCGGCGACTTTACGAAAGATGCCAACATTATGTACAACAACTTCCGAGTATACGGCACCCTCTTGCTGATGGTAATGGGCACGATTGTCTTTGTGGGCGTCAAGTTCGTTAACAAGTTCGCCACCGTCGCATTGGCCTGCGTCATTTTATCCATCATCGCTGTTTACGTGGGGCTCTTCGTAAACGTTAACGGCAACGAGACTCTAAAGTACTAAACTAATTTACGACACTAATTTTCGCATTATGTAGTCATTATATGAATACCGTTGCAATTAATGTTGCGACgataaatgattataattatcgcgAAAGATAAACTGAAAGAAGATGGAACGCTTTAAAGAATCgagattttgtattttagattGTGCATACTCGGCAGAAGGCTATTAAAGGACATCAACGTCTTAAACGATTGCAACAAAAATTACGGCGGTGCTTTGCATAATATTTACTGTAACGGTACGAGTTGCGATCAGTATTATCTCAAGAACAATCTTACTATTGTGAACGGTATCCGTGGCTTGGCGAGCGGCGTGTTTCTAGGtgagattataattatatcattaaagaaataataccaATGAACAGTATAACATAGAAATATGGAATACACTCTGTGTTTTCTATGTAGAGAACATATGGAACAGTTACCAAGAGGAGGGTCAATTAATCACATACGGACACGATCCGAAAGACATGGATGTCCTGTCGGGATCGAGCTTTAACCAGGTCCAAGTCGATCTCACCACGACCTTCACTATTCTCGTCGGTATATTCTTCCCTTCTGTGACGGGTAAGCAAACAGACATTTTTAGCAACGTTATATTCATCTCTTCGTTatgatatcaattttatcaatacttattaatttatgttttaaataattttgctatagttgtactttatttttattttatgtaattttatatccatacttatttgaatactatttttaatgaagtatttatttcaattaaatataataataagaaattaacgACTGCTAATGTGCAGGTATTATGGCGGGCTCCAATCGATCCGGTGACTTGGCTGACGCTCAGAAATCCATTCCGATCGGCACGATCTGTGCGATCTTGACGACCTCCACCGTTTATCTATCCAGCGTCCTCCTGTTCGCCGGGACCGTTGACAATCTGCTGCTACGCGACAAATTCGGTCAGAGTATCGGCGGCAAGCTGGTGGTGGCGAATATGGCATGGCCGAATCAGTGGGTGATCCTGATCGGTTCGTTCCTATCCACTTTGGGAGCCGGCCTTCAATCTTTGACAGGAGCGCCGCGACTGCTGCAGGCGATCGCCAAGGATGGTATCATTCCCTTCCTGACGCCATTTGCTACCAGCTCCAGTCGAGGCGAACCTACTCGTGCTTTGGTACTCACTGTGTTGATCTGCCAGGGCGGTATCCTACTTGGCAACGTGGACTACCTGGCGCCGTTGCTGTCCATGTTCTTCCTTATGTGCTACGGCTTCGTTAACCTCGCTTGCGCGCTGCAGACCCTACTACGCACGCCAAACTGGCGGCCGCGCTTCAAATACTACCACTGGAGCCTGTCGTTCCTCGGCCTGGCTCTCTGCATCGCTATCATGTTTATGACCAGCTGGTACTACGCACTGCTGGCAATGGGTATGGCCGGCCTCATCTACAAGTATATCGAGTATCGCGGTGCCGAGAAGGAATGGGGCGACGGTATTAGTGGTCTGGCGCTGTCTGCTGCTAGATATTCGCTGCTCAGGCTCGAGGAGGGACCACCGCACACGAAGAACTGGCGTCCGCAGATCCTGATCCTCGCCAAACTTACCGATGACTTGGTGCCTAAGTATCGCAAGCTCTTTGCTTTCACTAGTCAGCTCAAGGCCGGCAAGGGTCTCACCATTAGCGTCAGCTGCATCGCCGGTGACTTCACACAGAACTCTGGCGAAGCGTTGGCGGCCAAACAGAGCCTCAAAAAGACTGCGGCGGAAGAGAGAGTGAAGGGCTTCGTTGATGTTCTTGTTGCGAAGAATGTCGTCGAAGGGTTGAGCTCGCTGATACAAAACACCGGGCTTGGCGGATTGAAACCGAATACAGTGATACTGGGTTGGCCGTACGGTTGGCGGCAGTCGGAAGAGGAAAGAACCTGGCGAGTCTTCTTGCAGACCGTAAGGAGTGTCGCGGCCGCGAAAATGGCACTGCTGGTTCCCAAAGGCATAAACTTCTTCCCGGACTCTAGCGAGAAGATAATCGGCAATATTGACGTCTGGTGGATCGTGCATGACGGCGGCCTATTGATGCTACTGCCGTTCCTATTGAAGCAACATCGCACCTGGAAGAACTGCAAGATGAGAATCTTTACGGTCGCGCAGATGGAGGATAACTCAATACAGATGAAGAAGGATCTGAAGAAGTTCCTGTACGACCTGAGGATTGAAGCGGAAGTCGAGATTGTCGAAATggtaattacattttacaataatctcaatataaagaaagattgaattctttatttctttagaaaatttccgttttatttcttgaaaatggataaaatgcgataaaaatgtttaacaaagaaaatgtGCGCggttatttcgataaattcatATTCCAcgttttggttttttttttaatagacgAACACCGACATCTCCGCATACACGTATGAACGCACCTTGATTATGGAACAAAGAAACCAGATGCTGCGCGAGCTACAGTTGAATAAAAAGCAGTCACTAGGAGTGGTAAGTGTTGAATTCTAGATTAGGGGGGAATTGATTACTGTAACATATACAGGCATATAATGCTATGTAACCACAAATGGTGACGGTGATACTGATCGGTGTGTGTCTGTTTGTTGCGTGCTCCTCACGGATAAAGGTGCAGACATTGGTGGACTTCAACGAGGTACCTGCCGAGGAAAAATTACCTCTGGTTTGTCAGATTACCCTCGGAGTTCCATGTATGCCTTCCTCCCATCATTGCTCCATCATTGCACCGACGATTTTATTGTGTATTCCTCTCCCACGATATCACATAACAATCTCATTCCTATTTCCAATAATATTAAGGTGAAAGAAACTGCCGCGGATCgcaagttaatattttacaagtatatattaaatacttcTAAGATTACGGCGGAACTTAATTTGAACTAAAAACGTTACGTCAAATATTGAAGGCTCGTAAAAATGTAtgatttctgaaataaaatagtaaaggatataacaatattttgtgaaaataaatcataaaaagcTTGAATATTAACAATTCTCTGCTTTGTGAATTTGAATTTCTAACTTTCGAAATTCACGACCAATttgagaacaaaaattttagatattatattacgttattagCGACCATGTTGGTTTGTTTCTTCCTGTCCATCATGATCTCAGGAACTCCCCGCGTCTCTCAGTTTCGGCTTAATTGGCACGATCGCTTACATAGATAGCATTGATTTGATGATCATAGTGCTTTGATGCTAGATTATTAGTTACCTTT
Proteins encoded:
- the Kcc gene encoding solute carrier family 12 member 4 isoform X5; the protein is MSASGAIPLILAKKEQIVEGDGGGAGGDGDPIVSSTNSEKKSGYETNLYLYSEEMEDRPRISTLLNSLANYSNTIPAATDPDKPAPAAGGGARMGTLIGVYLPCIQNIFGVILFIRLTWVVGTAGAIQGFFIVLCCCCVTMLTAISMSAIATNGVVPAGGSYFMISRSLGPEFGGAVGMLFYTGTTLAAAMYIIGAVEIVLTYMAPSLSIFGDFTKDANIMYNNFRVYGTLLLMVMGTIVFVGVKFVNKFATVALACVILSIIAVYVGLFVNVNGNETLKLCILGRRLLKDINVLNDCNKNYGGALHNIYCNGTSCDQYYLKNNLTIVNGIRGLASGVFLENIWNSYQEEGQLITYGHDPKDMDVLSGSSFNQVQVDLTTTFTILVGIFFPSVTGIMAGSNRSGDLADAQKSIPIGTICAILTTSTVYLSSVLLFAGTVDNLLLRDKFGQSIGGKLVVANMAWPNQWVILIGSFLSTLGAGLQSLTGAPRLLQAIAKDGIIPFLTPFATSSSRGEPTRALVLTVLICQGGILLGNVDYLAPLLSMFFLMCYGFVNLACALQTLLRTPNWRPRFKYYHWSLSFLGLALCIAIMFMTSWYYALLAMGMAGLIYKYIEYRGAEKEWGDGISGLALSAARYSLLRLEEGPPHTKNWRPQILILAKLTDDLVPKYRKLFAFTSQLKAGKGLTISVSCIAGDFTQNSGEALAAKQSLKKTAAEERVKGFVDVLVAKNVVEGLSSLIQNTGLGGLKPNTVILGWPYGWRQSEEERTWRVFLQTVRSVAAAKMALLVPKGINFFPDSSEKIIGNIDVWWIVHDGGLLMLLPFLLKQHRTWKNCKMRIFTVAQMEDNSIQMKKDLKKFLYDLRIEAEVEIVEMTNTDISAYTYERTLIMEQRNQMLRELQLNKKQSLGVVQTLVDFNEVPAEEKLPLVQAIVDHHHNVDAKVPTKVRFQEPGNQSTNVTDDTKLMQETDQSNNKEPDAAEEVNEKDEAKENNAEETKLIGGSPKAENRENTEKEANEAKEAKEAEAKENDAEENKSESPKRPTITPDEGDVRRMHTSLKLNEVIRKMSSEAQLVILNLPGPPRDTKMERESNYMEFLEVLTEGLERVLMVRGSGREVITIYS
- the Kcc gene encoding solute carrier family 12 member 4 isoform X3; translated protein: MSEGTPKSQIKIVVPDGSPARPQAGDGGGAGGDGDPIVSSTNSEKKSGYETNLYLYSEEMEDRPRISTLLNSLANYSNTIPAATDPDKPAPAAGGGARMGTLIGVYLPCIQNIFGVILFIRLTWVVGTAGAIQGFFIVLCCCCVTMLTAISMSAIATNGVVPAGGSYFMISRSLGPEFGGAVGMLFYTGTTLAAAMYIIGAVEIVLTYMAPSLSIFGDFTKDANIMYNNFRVYGTLLLMVMGTIVFVGVKFVNKFATVALACVILSIIAVYVGLFVNVNGNETLKLCILGRRLLKDINVLNDCNKNYGGALHNIYCNGTSCDQYYLKNNLTIVNGIRGLASGVFLENIWNSYQEEGQLITYGHDPKDMDVLSGSSFNQVQVDLTTTFTILVGIFFPSVTGIMAGSNRSGDLADAQKSIPIGTICAILTTSTVYLSSVLLFAGTVDNLLLRDKFGQSIGGKLVVANMAWPNQWVILIGSFLSTLGAGLQSLTGAPRLLQAIAKDGIIPFLTPFATSSSRGEPTRALVLTVLICQGGILLGNVDYLAPLLSMFFLMCYGFVNLACALQTLLRTPNWRPRFKYYHWSLSFLGLALCIAIMFMTSWYYALLAMGMAGLIYKYIEYRGAEKEWGDGISGLALSAARYSLLRLEEGPPHTKNWRPQILILAKLTDDLVPKYRKLFAFTSQLKAGKGLTISVSCIAGDFTQNSGEALAAKQSLKKTAAEERVKGFVDVLVAKNVVEGLSSLIQNTGLGGLKPNTVILGWPYGWRQSEEERTWRVFLQTVRSVAAAKMALLVPKGINFFPDSSEKIIGNIDVWWIVHDGGLLMLLPFLLKQHRTWKNCKMRIFTVAQMEDNSIQMKKDLKKFLYDLRIEAEVEIVEMTNTDISAYTYERTLIMEQRNQMLRELQLNKKQSLGVVQTLVDFNEVPAEEKLPLVQAIVDHHHNVDAKVPTKVRFQEPGNQSTNVTDDTKLMQETDQSNNKEPDAAEEVNEKDEAKENNAEETKLIGGSPKAENRENTEKEANEAKEAKEAEAKENDAEENKSESPKRPTITPDEGDVRRMHTSLKLNEVIRKMSSEAQLVILNLPGPPRDTKMERESNYMEFLEVLTEGLERVLMVRGSGREVITIYS
- the Kcc gene encoding solute carrier family 12 member 4 isoform X2, translating into MERFRVTPASNAASYSRQPVRDYDQQLNGTQLEHLVTVSTNACDGGGAGGDGDPIVSSTNSEKKSGYETNLYLYSEEMEDRPRISTLLNSLANYSNTIPAATDPDKPAPAAGGGARMGTLIGVYLPCIQNIFGVILFIRLTWVVGTAGAIQGFFIVLCCCCVTMLTAISMSAIATNGVVPAGGSYFMISRSLGPEFGGAVGMLFYTGTTLAAAMYIIGAVEIVLTYMAPSLSIFGDFTKDANIMYNNFRVYGTLLLMVMGTIVFVGVKFVNKFATVALACVILSIIAVYVGLFVNVNGNETLKLCILGRRLLKDINVLNDCNKNYGGALHNIYCNGTSCDQYYLKNNLTIVNGIRGLASGVFLENIWNSYQEEGQLITYGHDPKDMDVLSGSSFNQVQVDLTTTFTILVGIFFPSVTGIMAGSNRSGDLADAQKSIPIGTICAILTTSTVYLSSVLLFAGTVDNLLLRDKFGQSIGGKLVVANMAWPNQWVILIGSFLSTLGAGLQSLTGAPRLLQAIAKDGIIPFLTPFATSSSRGEPTRALVLTVLICQGGILLGNVDYLAPLLSMFFLMCYGFVNLACALQTLLRTPNWRPRFKYYHWSLSFLGLALCIAIMFMTSWYYALLAMGMAGLIYKYIEYRGAEKEWGDGISGLALSAARYSLLRLEEGPPHTKNWRPQILILAKLTDDLVPKYRKLFAFTSQLKAGKGLTISVSCIAGDFTQNSGEALAAKQSLKKTAAEERVKGFVDVLVAKNVVEGLSSLIQNTGLGGLKPNTVILGWPYGWRQSEEERTWRVFLQTVRSVAAAKMALLVPKGINFFPDSSEKIIGNIDVWWIVHDGGLLMLLPFLLKQHRTWKNCKMRIFTVAQMEDNSIQMKKDLKKFLYDLRIEAEVEIVEMTNTDISAYTYERTLIMEQRNQMLRELQLNKKQSLGVVQTLVDFNEVQAIVDHHHNVDAKVPTKVRFQEPGNQSTNVTDDTKLMQETDQSNNKEPDAAEEVNEKDEAKENNAEETKLIGGSPKAENRENTEKEANEAKEAKEAEAKENDAEENKSESPKRPTITPDEGDVRRMHTSLKLNEVIRKMSSEAQLVILNLPGPPRDTKMERESNYMEFLEVLTEGLERVLMVRGSGREVITIYS
- the Kcc gene encoding solute carrier family 12 member 4 isoform X4 — its product is MERFRVTPASNAASYSRQPVRDYDQQLNGTQLEHLVTVSTNACDGGGAGGDGDPIVSSTNSEKKSGYETNLYLYSEEMEDRPRISTLLNSLANYSNTIPAATDPDKPAPAAGGGARMGTLIGVYLPCIQNIFGVILFIRLTWVVGTAGAIQGFFIVLCCCCVTMLTAISMSAIATNGVVPAGGSYFMISRSLGPEFGGAVGMLFYTGTTLAAAMYIIGAVEIVLTYMAPSLSIFGDFTKDANIMYNNFRVYGTLLLMVMGTIVFVGVKFVNKFATVALACVILSIIAVYVGLFVNVNGNETLKLCILGRRLLKDINVLNDCNKNYGGALHNIYCNGTSCDQYYLKNNLTIVNGIRGLASGVFLENIWNSYQEEGQLITYGHDPKDMDVLSGSSFNQVQVDLTTTFTILVGIFFPSVTGIMAGSNRSGDLADAQKSIPIGTICAILTTSTVYLSSVLLFAGTVDNLLLRDKFGQSIGGKLVVANMAWPNQWVILIGSFLSTLGAGLQSLTGAPRLLQAIAKDGIIPFLTPFATSSSRGEPTRALVLTVLICQGGILLGNVDYLAPLLSMFFLMCYGFVNLACALQTLLRTPNWRPRFKYYHWSLSFLGLALCIAIMFMTSWYYALLAMGMAGLIYKYIEYRGAEKEWGDGISGLALSAARYSLLRLEEGPPHTKNWRPQILILAKLTDDLVPKYRKLFAFTSQLKAGKGLTISVSCIAGDFTQNSGEALAAKQSLKKTAAEERVKGFVDVLVAKNVVEGLSSLIQNTGLGGLKPNTVILGWPYGWRQSEEERTWRVFLQTVRSVAAAKMALLVPKGINFFPDSSEKIIGNIDVWWIVHDGGLLMLLPFLLKQHRTWKNCKMRIFTVAQMEDNSIQMKKDLKKFLYDLRIEAEVEIVEMTNTDISAYTYERTLIMEQRNQMLRELQLNKKQSLGVVQAIVDHHHNVDAKVPTKVRFQEPGNQSTNVTDDTKLMQETDQSNNKEPDAAEEVNEKDEAKENNAEETKLIGGSPKAENRENTEKEANEAKEAKEAEAKENDAEENKSESPKRPTITPDEGDVRRMHTSLKLNEVIRKMSSEAQLVILNLPGPPRDTKMERESNYMEFLEVLTEGLERVLMVRGSGREVITIYS
- the Kcc gene encoding solute carrier family 12 member 4 isoform X1, which translates into the protein MERFRVTPASNAASYSRQPVRDYDQQLNGTQLEHLVTVSTNACDGGGAGGDGDPIVSSTNSEKKSGYETNLYLYSEEMEDRPRISTLLNSLANYSNTIPAATDPDKPAPAAGGGARMGTLIGVYLPCIQNIFGVILFIRLTWVVGTAGAIQGFFIVLCCCCVTMLTAISMSAIATNGVVPAGGSYFMISRSLGPEFGGAVGMLFYTGTTLAAAMYIIGAVEIVLTYMAPSLSIFGDFTKDANIMYNNFRVYGTLLLMVMGTIVFVGVKFVNKFATVALACVILSIIAVYVGLFVNVNGNETLKLCILGRRLLKDINVLNDCNKNYGGALHNIYCNGTSCDQYYLKNNLTIVNGIRGLASGVFLENIWNSYQEEGQLITYGHDPKDMDVLSGSSFNQVQVDLTTTFTILVGIFFPSVTGIMAGSNRSGDLADAQKSIPIGTICAILTTSTVYLSSVLLFAGTVDNLLLRDKFGQSIGGKLVVANMAWPNQWVILIGSFLSTLGAGLQSLTGAPRLLQAIAKDGIIPFLTPFATSSSRGEPTRALVLTVLICQGGILLGNVDYLAPLLSMFFLMCYGFVNLACALQTLLRTPNWRPRFKYYHWSLSFLGLALCIAIMFMTSWYYALLAMGMAGLIYKYIEYRGAEKEWGDGISGLALSAARYSLLRLEEGPPHTKNWRPQILILAKLTDDLVPKYRKLFAFTSQLKAGKGLTISVSCIAGDFTQNSGEALAAKQSLKKTAAEERVKGFVDVLVAKNVVEGLSSLIQNTGLGGLKPNTVILGWPYGWRQSEEERTWRVFLQTVRSVAAAKMALLVPKGINFFPDSSEKIIGNIDVWWIVHDGGLLMLLPFLLKQHRTWKNCKMRIFTVAQMEDNSIQMKKDLKKFLYDLRIEAEVEIVEMTNTDISAYTYERTLIMEQRNQMLRELQLNKKQSLGVVQTLVDFNEVPAEEKLPLVQAIVDHHHNVDAKVPTKVRFQEPGNQSTNVTDDTKLMQETDQSNNKEPDAAEEVNEKDEAKENNAEETKLIGGSPKAENRENTEKEANEAKEAKEAEAKENDAEENKSESPKRPTITPDEGDVRRMHTSLKLNEVIRKMSSEAQLVILNLPGPPRDTKMERESNYMEFLEVLTEGLERVLMVRGSGREVITIYS